One Dokdonia sp. Dokd-P16 genomic window carries:
- a CDS encoding outer membrane protein assembly factor: protein MTLFTIIRKENEDLERQVNKLNSASTFSKVTSKWMIFLALLSFTFAQAQRQLPLDPEVKYEIADIKVSGVSTYNENTVIAFTGLRVGERIFLPGQKITDVIKKLWGLELFSDINLYVTAVNGDKVDLQLDIKEVPELNEVRFKGIKQKKGSNFIKDNGLNKGAKVTENLETTAKNYIENTYKKKGYLNSKVFINTVPTADSIGANKVNMTVNIDKGERVKIADINIIGREKLKEGTLLGSMKSTKEKKIWRVWKRSKFIKADYEEDKVSLINKYKEKGYRDARIISDTIIKNNEKSITIEMNVEEGNRYYIGDIDFIGNSVYTDEQLSRQLGLFKGDVYNGVLLKERIQDDSDPDADNIANLYQNSGYLFSNVNAVETSVQNDTIDFEVRISEGKLAYFNKVTVKGNDKTKDKVIYRELRTKPGQRYSKAAVVTTIRELGQLGFFDAQQLTPNFDNFDAVGGTVDLEYNVVEQGASQIELQGGFGGGGFVGTLGLSFNNFSIQNIFNKDAYQPLPMGDGQKFSLRAQASQFFQTYSASLTDPWFGGKQPVQFSTSFSHTIQYLFTGINSGNASDRVDRDRKFLITGGSVGLSKRLSWPDGNFSLSHAISFQHFDLQNYNTGLFTFGNGSSENLAYTVGLSRREVFGGLIFPTGGSDISVTAKLTLPYSAWNGTDYKQLAADREIAVENQDSDEIGRIDQERFNWLEYYKVKFDGKWYTPIVGKFVLQTGIEFGWLGAYNQDRGVPPFERFFLGGDGLGGFSLDGREIVRLRGYPNQAVTPIDRGAALSSTNQANDGATIYNKFSLELRYPISFNPQATIYALTFAEAGSSYDNFRDYNPFQLSRSAGAGIRIFMPAFGLLGLDFGYGFDPIPGTVGANGWETHFIIGQQF from the coding sequence ATGACGCTATTTACAATTATCAGAAAAGAGAACGAAGATTTGGAAAGACAAGTGAACAAATTAAATAGTGCATCTACTTTTTCAAAAGTGACAAGCAAATGGATGATTTTTTTAGCCCTTTTGAGCTTCACTTTTGCACAAGCGCAAAGACAATTACCGTTAGATCCAGAAGTTAAATATGAAATTGCAGACATCAAAGTAAGTGGGGTTTCTACTTATAATGAAAACACTGTAATTGCATTTACAGGACTCCGAGTAGGAGAACGCATTTTTCTACCTGGACAAAAGATTACAGATGTAATCAAAAAACTATGGGGACTAGAACTCTTTTCAGACATTAACTTATATGTTACTGCTGTTAATGGAGACAAGGTAGATTTACAGTTAGACATCAAAGAAGTTCCAGAACTTAATGAAGTAAGATTTAAAGGAATCAAACAGAAAAAAGGATCCAACTTCATCAAAGACAATGGTCTTAATAAAGGCGCAAAGGTTACAGAAAACCTAGAGACAACTGCTAAGAATTACATTGAGAATACTTACAAAAAGAAAGGATATCTTAACTCAAAAGTTTTTATTAATACTGTTCCTACAGCAGATAGTATAGGTGCAAACAAAGTCAATATGACTGTAAATATTGATAAAGGAGAGCGTGTAAAAATAGCCGACATCAATATCATAGGACGCGAGAAGCTTAAGGAAGGAACTCTTTTAGGCTCTATGAAAAGCACTAAAGAAAAGAAAATCTGGCGTGTATGGAAGCGATCTAAATTTATCAAAGCAGATTACGAAGAAGATAAAGTTTCACTTATCAATAAGTACAAAGAAAAAGGATACCGCGACGCACGAATAATTTCTGATACTATCATCAAGAATAACGAGAAGAGTATTACGATAGAAATGAACGTAGAAGAAGGTAATAGGTACTATATAGGTGATATTGATTTTATAGGTAATTCTGTGTATACAGATGAGCAATTAAGCCGTCAACTAGGGCTTTTTAAAGGAGATGTCTATAATGGAGTACTCTTAAAAGAACGTATTCAAGATGACTCGGACCCTGATGCGGATAACATCGCAAACCTTTACCAAAATAGTGGTTACTTATTTTCAAATGTTAATGCAGTAGAGACAAGTGTTCAAAACGATACTATAGATTTTGAGGTACGTATTTCAGAAGGTAAACTCGCTTATTTTAATAAAGTAACCGTAAAAGGAAACGACAAAACTAAAGATAAAGTTATATACAGAGAGCTGCGTACTAAACCCGGACAACGTTATAGTAAAGCTGCCGTAGTTACAACTATTAGAGAGCTTGGCCAGTTAGGATTTTTTGATGCTCAACAGCTCACGCCTAACTTTGACAATTTTGATGCTGTAGGAGGAACAGTAGATTTAGAATACAATGTTGTTGAACAAGGTGCTAGCCAGATAGAACTTCAAGGAGGTTTTGGTGGTGGTGGTTTTGTGGGAACATTAGGTCTTTCTTTCAACAACTTCTCTATCCAGAACATTTTTAATAAGGATGCATACCAACCTCTTCCTATGGGAGATGGTCAGAAATTCTCTCTAAGAGCCCAAGCAAGTCAGTTTTTTCAAACATACAGTGCTTCACTTACAGACCCATGGTTTGGAGGGAAACAACCAGTGCAGTTTTCAACCTCTTTTTCACATACGATACAATATCTTTTTACAGGAATTAATAGCGGTAATGCTAGTGATCGTGTAGACAGAGATAGAAAATTTTTAATCACAGGTGGCTCGGTTGGGCTCTCAAAACGTCTTTCATGGCCAGATGGAAACTTTAGTCTATCACATGCAATTAGTTTCCAACACTTTGATTTACAAAATTACAACACGGGACTATTTACCTTTGGTAATGGATCATCAGAAAACTTAGCTTATACAGTCGGATTAAGTAGAAGAGAAGTATTTGGTGGACTTATATTCCCTACTGGTGGATCAGACATAAGTGTTACAGCAAAGCTTACACTTCCTTACTCTGCTTGGAACGGTACGGATTATAAGCAACTTGCTGCAGATCGTGAAATAGCTGTAGAGAATCAAGATAGTGATGAGATAGGCCGTATTGATCAAGAGCGTTTTAACTGGTTAGAGTACTATAAAGTAAAATTTGATGGTAAATGGTATACTCCGATAGTTGGTAAATTTGTCTTACAAACAGGAATCGAATTTGGATGGCTTGGAGCCTATAATCAAGACAGAGGCGTACCTCCATTTGAGCGTTTCTTCTTAGGAGGAGATGGACTAGGTGGTTTCTCACTAGATGGTAGAGAGATTGTACGACTTAGAGGTTACCCTAACCAAGCGGTAACTCCTATTGATAGAGGAGCAGCACTTTCTAGCACGAATCAAGCTAATGATGGAGCAACCATCTATAATAAATTCAGCTTAGAACTACGTTACCCTATTTCATTTAATCCTCAAGCTACTATTTATGCATTAACATTTGCAGAAGCTGGATCATCTTATGACAATTTTAGAGACTATAACCCGTTTCAATTGAGTAGATCTGCTGGAGCAGGAATTCGTATATTTATGCCAGCCTTTGGTTTATTAGGATTGGATTTTGGATATGGATTCGACCCAATTCCTGGTACTGTGGGAGCAAATGGATGGGAAACACACTTCATTATTGGTCAGCAGTTCTAA
- a CDS encoding histidine kinase: MKTRNNILFILILLLGSYTAFAQQEREAVSRSTNRVFTLKGSILDTEYMKPVAKANVEVTGGAYTTSGSDGEFRIAAKVGDELVIRSEDFETVFYTIKDQQRIKLEVRPIEKMVEFDEVLDVQAPPITFNSLINQATLVYKSNAAAGVDKVAQALSVSTITTSERARSFKLLGDIYSHWKQYDLAVTNYKLSIKNEPSIAVEIALAQAYYNNKNYQECIRLYTRLAEMNLTATQQITVKEGLGDAYVATGDYVTSITNYEEVEKKVTQLQKPSDAARLNTKIGDAYDQQGAPQAAALNYSKAAELSNIEKTESAVRAKTKVADYYSRNKSYDAEIELRKSAIEDINLVAPDSISNDDVITVQKQNYKIGFALAAQNKYDESITFLEKSIEEARDKEDIVVEKNARRRLSEVYRDKGDINKAKEAYEAYKNIVDLSYSRKEQEISQATRFAKDITEKQNRIISLEKDRQLNESRYQLAFQEQELVEARDTRQKVIIGSLILVTALLLLTAFSMYRSSKKQQYANNLLALKSLRSQMNPHFIFNALNSVNSFIATNDERTANKYLSDFSILMRAVLENSEEDFIPLSSEIDLIKRYTMLEHFRFKDRFDYEIEVDKALDVSSFMIPPMLLQPYVENAVWHGMRYKEEKGMLRISFDQKDENTAIITVSDDGVGRTRSKALKTENQKKQKSKGMGNIKKRIAILNEMYGDRIAVTVSDVFDSGEGTKVTLTLKKV, encoded by the coding sequence ATGAAAACTAGAAATAACATATTATTTATACTTATTCTTTTATTAGGATCGTACACAGCTTTTGCACAACAAGAACGTGAGGCGGTTAGTAGAAGTACGAATCGAGTTTTTACTTTAAAAGGAAGTATACTTGATACTGAGTATATGAAGCCTGTTGCCAAGGCAAATGTAGAGGTAACTGGTGGGGCCTACACCACCTCAGGGAGTGATGGTGAATTTAGAATAGCCGCCAAAGTAGGTGATGAGCTTGTAATACGTAGTGAAGATTTTGAGACGGTCTTTTACACGATTAAAGATCAACAGCGAATAAAATTAGAAGTGAGACCTATAGAAAAAATGGTTGAGTTTGATGAGGTTTTAGATGTTCAAGCTCCTCCTATTACTTTTAACTCACTCATTAATCAAGCAACGTTAGTTTACAAATCAAATGCCGCAGCTGGTGTTGATAAAGTTGCACAAGCACTTTCTGTCTCTACTATTACCACAAGTGAAAGAGCCAGAAGTTTCAAATTACTAGGAGATATTTATAGTCACTGGAAACAGTATGATCTTGCGGTCACTAATTATAAGTTAAGTATTAAAAATGAGCCAAGTATTGCAGTAGAAATTGCGCTTGCTCAGGCATATTATAATAATAAGAACTATCAGGAATGTATAAGATTATACACCAGGCTTGCAGAGATGAACCTCACTGCAACACAACAAATAACTGTAAAGGAAGGACTAGGTGATGCTTATGTTGCAACTGGAGACTATGTAACTTCTATTACAAATTATGAAGAGGTGGAGAAAAAAGTCACCCAGCTGCAAAAGCCATCAGACGCAGCAAGGCTTAATACAAAGATAGGAGATGCTTATGATCAGCAAGGTGCACCGCAAGCAGCTGCTTTAAATTACTCTAAGGCTGCCGAGTTATCTAATATCGAAAAAACAGAGTCTGCTGTAAGAGCAAAGACAAAAGTAGCAGATTATTATAGTAGGAATAAATCTTATGATGCAGAGATTGAGCTACGTAAATCTGCAATTGAGGATATAAATCTGGTTGCACCAGATTCTATATCTAATGATGATGTAATAACCGTCCAGAAGCAAAACTATAAGATAGGATTTGCACTAGCCGCACAAAATAAATATGATGAGTCTATTACTTTTTTAGAGAAGAGTATAGAAGAAGCACGTGATAAGGAAGACATTGTAGTCGAGAAAAATGCAAGACGCAGACTCTCTGAAGTATATCGTGATAAGGGCGATATTAATAAAGCAAAGGAAGCTTACGAAGCATATAAAAACATTGTAGACCTTAGCTATAGTCGCAAGGAGCAAGAAATCTCTCAAGCCACCCGCTTTGCAAAGGACATTACCGAAAAGCAGAATAGAATTATTAGTCTAGAAAAAGACAGACAGCTTAATGAAAGTCGCTACCAGCTCGCTTTTCAAGAACAAGAACTGGTAGAGGCTAGAGATACTAGACAAAAAGTAATTATTGGATCACTCATACTTGTTACAGCATTATTGCTACTTACGGCATTCTCTATGTATAGAAGTAGTAAGAAGCAACAATATGCAAATAATCTACTTGCTCTTAAAAGCTTGCGATCACAAATGAATCCGCATTTTATTTTTAATGCCTTGAATTCGGTTAATAGTTTTATAGCTACTAATGATGAGCGTACGGCAAATAAATATCTTTCAGATTTCTCTATCCTCATGAGAGCCGTGCTAGAGAATAGTGAGGAAGATTTTATACCGCTGTCTAGCGAGATAGACCTTATCAAGAGGTACACAATGCTGGAGCATTTTAGATTTAAAGATCGTTTTGATTATGAGATTGAGGTAGATAAAGCGCTAGATGTAAGCTCTTTTATGATTCCACCTATGTTATTGCAGCCTTATGTAGAAAACGCTGTGTGGCATGGAATGCGTTACAAAGAAGAGAAAGGTATGCTGCGCATTAGTTTTGATCAAAAGGATGAGAATACAGCAATAATAACCGTCTCAGATGATGGGGTAGGGCGTACACGTAGTAAAGCATTGAAAACTGAGAACCAAAAGAAACAAAAATCTAAGGGAATGGGGAATATTAAAAAGCGAATTGCCATTCTCAATGAGATGTACGGTGATCGTATCGCTGTTACCGTCTCTGATGTATTTGATTCAGGAGAAGGAACAAAAGTGACGCTAACGCTTAAAAAAGTATAA
- a CDS encoding LytR/AlgR family response regulator transcription factor, translating to MKLKTIIVEDEETSREILRNYLTKYCPKVDIVGEAANVDEALILIRNHELDLVFLDVEMPKGNAFDLLEQVGDRSFETVFVTAYNQYAMDALNTHASYYLLKPVSIDELIKAVDYVSEVKTKENALENKVLTAHTIDKQGKITIPVQDGFEVLSAQDILYCKADDNYTEIFLKGGDKKLVSKTLKFFQDALTDFGFARVHKSYLVNVNEITAYKKGKGGSVILSNGKEVMVSASQKANLLTYFQ from the coding sequence ATGAAGCTCAAAACTATTATAGTAGAAGACGAAGAGACGAGTAGAGAGATCTTGCGTAACTATCTTACTAAGTACTGTCCTAAAGTTGACATTGTAGGTGAGGCAGCAAATGTTGATGAAGCGTTAATATTGATAAGAAATCATGAACTTGATTTAGTTTTTCTAGATGTAGAAATGCCTAAGGGAAATGCTTTTGATTTACTGGAGCAAGTAGGCGACCGTAGTTTTGAGACGGTTTTTGTAACGGCATATAATCAGTATGCCATGGACGCGCTTAATACGCACGCATCTTACTATTTACTAAAGCCAGTTTCAATAGATGAGCTCATAAAGGCGGTAGATTATGTGAGTGAGGTAAAGACAAAAGAAAATGCTTTAGAGAATAAAGTGCTCACTGCACATACCATTGACAAGCAAGGTAAAATCACTATTCCAGTACAAGATGGTTTTGAAGTGTTATCTGCACAAGATATTTTGTATTGCAAGGCAGATGATAATTACACAGAGATATTTTTGAAAGGAGGTGATAAAAAGTTAGTAAGTAAAACACTGAAGTTTTTTCAAGATGCGCTTACAGATTTTGGATTTGCACGTGTTCATAAATCATATTTAGTGAATGTTAATGAAATCACTGCCTATAAAAAGGGTAAAGGAGGAAGCGTCATATTAAGTAACGGGAAAGAAGTGATGGTTTCTGCTAGTCAAAAAGCAAACCTACTCACGTATTTTCAATAA
- a CDS encoding isoprenyl transferase: MDVLAQINKEKLPQHIAIIMDGNGRWAKKQGLLRAVGHKKGSKAVREAVEAAAELGVPYLTLYAFSTENWNRPKAEVDTLMNLLVSSLKKEISTLQDNDVSLNTIGNTSSLPKKAQRELDEVIEKTKNNKRLKLTLALSYGSREELIKTVKEISDKVKNNLISPAEIDESCINEHLYTHDMPDVDLLIRTSGEQRISNFLLWQIAYAEFYFTEILWPDFRKEHLHDAIYNYQKRERRFGKTSEQIK; this comes from the coding sequence ATGGACGTACTTGCCCAGATTAATAAAGAAAAATTGCCCCAGCACATCGCTATTATCATGGATGGTAATGGTAGATGGGCAAAAAAACAAGGACTTCTTAGAGCTGTAGGTCATAAGAAAGGGTCTAAAGCAGTAAGAGAAGCCGTAGAGGCCGCAGCCGAACTTGGCGTGCCTTACCTCACTCTTTATGCTTTTTCTACAGAAAACTGGAACCGTCCTAAGGCAGAAGTAGATACTCTAATGAACTTACTTGTGTCCTCTTTAAAGAAAGAAATTTCAACCTTACAAGACAATGATGTTTCCCTTAATACTATTGGAAATACTAGCTCTTTGCCTAAAAAAGCGCAAAGAGAACTTGATGAGGTTATAGAAAAAACAAAGAACAACAAAAGGCTTAAACTCACACTTGCATTGAGTTATGGCAGTAGAGAAGAACTAATAAAAACTGTCAAAGAAATAAGCGATAAAGTTAAAAATAACCTAATTTCGCCAGCTGAAATAGATGAATCTTGTATAAATGAGCATCTTTACACCCATGACATGCCGGATGTAGATTTGCTAATACGCACAAGTGGAGAGCAACGAATTAGTAATTTTTTGTTATGGCAGATAGCCTATGCTGAGTTTTATTTTACAGAAATACTGTGGCCAGATTTTAGAAAGGAACATTTACATGACGCTATTTACAATTATCAGAAAAGAGAACGAAGATTTGGAAAGACAAGTGAACAAATTAAATAG
- a CDS encoding VWA domain-containing protein, producing the protein MKTLFILAITLAMHNGLLATNLHGNEYAFAKAEKNHIPSFTKDPVQNTIKVALLLDTSNSMDGLIDQARAQLWELVNELAEAKCGDESRPDLKIALYEYGNDRLNAREGYIRMVSAFSTDLDEISKNLFSLTTNGGNEYCGNVIQSSLNQLEWGKNKNDLNLIFIAGNEPFDQGPVRYQDAASNACGKDVTINTIFCGDYNEGLNTNWKDGASLTQGDYIAINSDKATVHIPSPYDDKILRKNEELNKTYVGYGNLAPSKMALQSSQDSNAQSYGNANAVKRAVSKSSRLYKNTSWDLVDAMEENEEIIVELKETSLPQELKGKTEKEIKEYVSKKKKQRKTIQQEIASLNKKRQEFVDSKTDTSDNELRNALIDAIKKQGRAKNYSWE; encoded by the coding sequence ATGAAAACTCTTTTTATCCTAGCAATTACACTAGCTATGCACAATGGACTACTCGCAACAAACTTACATGGGAATGAGTACGCTTTCGCGAAAGCGGAAAAAAATCATATACCATCATTTACAAAAGATCCCGTTCAAAATACCATTAAAGTAGCACTACTCTTAGACACTTCTAATAGTATGGATGGTCTTATAGATCAAGCACGAGCACAATTGTGGGAGCTAGTCAACGAACTAGCCGAAGCTAAGTGCGGAGATGAAAGCCGTCCAGACCTTAAAATCGCACTTTATGAATATGGAAATGACAGGCTCAATGCAAGAGAAGGATATATACGTATGGTGAGTGCTTTTAGCACAGATCTTGATGAAATCTCTAAAAACCTCTTTTCTCTGACAACAAATGGAGGTAACGAGTACTGCGGTAATGTGATTCAAAGTTCGCTCAATCAATTAGAGTGGGGTAAAAATAAAAACGATCTCAATCTTATTTTTATAGCTGGTAATGAACCTTTTGATCAAGGTCCAGTGCGTTACCAAGATGCTGCCAGCAATGCCTGCGGAAAGGATGTTACTATAAACACAATTTTTTGTGGTGATTATAATGAAGGGCTCAACACAAATTGGAAAGATGGCGCATCCCTTACACAAGGAGATTATATTGCTATAAATAGTGATAAAGCAACAGTGCACATCCCATCTCCATACGATGATAAAATCTTACGTAAGAATGAAGAACTTAACAAAACCTATGTAGGTTATGGCAACCTAGCCCCTTCTAAAATGGCCTTACAAAGTAGTCAAGACAGCAATGCACAGTCATATGGAAATGCAAATGCTGTAAAGCGAGCAGTAAGCAAAAGCTCTAGACTATATAAAAATACTAGCTGGGACCTCGTAGATGCTATGGAAGAAAATGAAGAAATCATAGTAGAACTTAAAGAAACTAGTTTACCTCAAGAACTCAAAGGGAAAACCGAAAAGGAGATAAAAGAGTACGTTTCTAAGAAGAAAAAGCAACGCAAGACAATACAACAAGAAATTGCATCGCTTAATAAAAAACGACAAGAGTTTGTTGATTCTAAAACAGACACATCAGATAACGAATTGAGAAATGCACTAATAGATGCTATAAAAAAACAAGGCCGCGCAAAAAATTACAGTTGGGAATAA
- a CDS encoding OmpH family outer membrane protein, whose protein sequence is MKTHVFLLLIATMLLSTSLEAQRASGVRIGYIDMDYILENVPEYQEASIQLDNKVGKWKGEIETKLEEVAAMKKQLDNERALLTKELIEERDEEITFERDQILEYQQKRFGPGGDLAIQRRQLVEPVQDQVFNAVQEISAAKKFDLVFDKSSDLMMLYTADRLNISDQVLRSITRAAKRNQINSKKDERDFDIDEAKTVEQDKASQERQRVIDAKTAERDAALEARNKDRETQKAERQAAFQERRRLLLEERQRKKDSIQAVREAKTTTSSGRSTPTLGTDPANAKAAKEAAIADRKRKKDSIIAVRKAKRDSILEARKKKTTPPAQNGNDGDGR, encoded by the coding sequence ATGAAGACACATGTTTTTCTCTTACTAATCGCAACAATGTTGTTATCTACTTCACTAGAAGCTCAAAGAGCTAGTGGTGTGCGTATAGGATACATTGATATGGATTATATTCTTGAAAATGTTCCTGAATATCAAGAAGCTTCTATACAACTCGATAATAAGGTTGGGAAATGGAAAGGTGAGATCGAAACTAAACTTGAAGAGGTTGCTGCAATGAAAAAGCAACTGGATAATGAAAGAGCATTACTCACAAAAGAGCTTATAGAAGAACGTGATGAGGAAATCACTTTTGAAAGAGATCAAATATTAGAATACCAGCAAAAACGTTTTGGTCCAGGTGGAGATTTAGCCATCCAGAGAAGACAACTTGTTGAGCCTGTACAAGACCAGGTATTTAACGCTGTTCAAGAAATATCTGCAGCAAAAAAGTTTGACCTTGTTTTTGATAAATCATCAGACTTAATGATGCTGTATACGGCAGACAGACTTAATATAAGTGATCAAGTCCTTAGAAGTATTACTAGAGCTGCAAAACGTAATCAAATCAATAGTAAGAAGGACGAGAGAGATTTTGACATCGATGAGGCAAAAACAGTAGAGCAAGATAAAGCCAGTCAAGAAAGACAACGAGTAATAGACGCAAAGACTGCCGAACGTGATGCTGCACTTGAAGCTCGCAATAAAGATAGAGAAACGCAAAAAGCAGAACGTCAAGCGGCCTTTCAAGAAAGAAGAAGGTTATTACTTGAAGAACGCCAGCGCAAGAAAGATTCTATACAAGCTGTACGTGAAGCAAAAACCACAACATCTAGTGGAAGAAGCACGCCAACATTAGGCACGGATCCCGCAAATGCTAAAGCAGCCAAAGAAGCTGCAATTGCAGATAGAAAAAGAAAAAAAGATTCTATTATTGCTGTAAGAAAAGCAAAGAGGGATTCAATTTTAGAAGCAAGAAAAAAGAAAACTACGCCTCCAGCACAAAATGGGAACGACGGAGACGGCAGATAA
- a CDS encoding OmpH family outer membrane protein — protein MKQFTKVLAAIALIVGMSSAMQAQSKVAHINSQSLVEAMPTYKNAMSELEKLQKSYDTEISAMGAELQKTYERYNREAETQTDEENGRRMQEVQETRTNIAKYQQSALQTLETKQQELIKPIIEKARVAIQKVARAKGFEFVLDSTPGAGGVIMADGYDLMPDAKASLGI, from the coding sequence ATGAAACAGTTTACAAAAGTATTAGCAGCAATTGCACTTATCGTAGGAATGAGTAGCGCTATGCAAGCACAAAGCAAAGTTGCACACATTAACTCACAGTCTCTTGTAGAAGCTATGCCTACATATAAGAACGCAATGTCTGAGCTAGAAAAGCTTCAGAAATCATATGATACAGAAATTTCTGCTATGGGTGCAGAGCTTCAAAAGACGTATGAGCGTTATAATCGTGAGGCAGAAACTCAAACTGATGAGGAGAATGGAAGACGTATGCAAGAAGTTCAAGAAACACGCACTAACATTGCAAAGTATCAACAATCTGCATTACAGACACTAGAAACTAAACAGCAAGAACTTATCAAGCCTATTATTGAAAAAGCAAGAGTAGCTATTCAAAAAGTTGCAAGAGCAAAAGGTTTTGAATTCGTACTTGATTCTACGCCAGGAGCTGGAGGAGTTATCATGGCAGATGGTTATGATTTAATGCCAGATGCAAAAGCTTCTTTAGGAATATAA
- the murI gene encoding glutamate racemase: MQYKGNIGLFDSGIGGTSIWKEVVTHLPYENTIYLADSKHAPYGAKSKEEIITLSVKNTEKLIQLGAKIIVVACNTATTNAIDYLRKNYDIPFIGIEPAIKPAALNSKNKTIGILATKGTLNSTLFQDTSEKWTQGTKVIEVIGEGLVPLIEKGDLESTVLKKLLKSYVDPMIAQEIDYLVLGCSHYPYLIPLLTELLPKEVTIIDSGLAVARQTKSVLTEIKALHTATTGNHQLFTNGDPSILEKVLVRFRESVTPPPIITIKKLDF; this comes from the coding sequence ATGCAATACAAAGGTAACATTGGACTTTTTGATAGTGGTATAGGCGGCACTTCCATCTGGAAAGAAGTAGTCACACACCTACCGTATGAAAACACCATATACCTTGCCGATAGTAAGCATGCACCTTATGGAGCAAAATCAAAAGAGGAAATAATTACTTTATCCGTAAAAAACACAGAAAAGCTTATACAACTAGGCGCAAAAATTATTGTTGTTGCTTGCAATACCGCAACCACAAACGCCATTGACTACCTAAGGAAAAATTATGACATCCCATTTATAGGCATTGAACCAGCTATTAAGCCTGCGGCACTCAATTCTAAAAATAAGACCATTGGTATTCTAGCAACCAAGGGAACGCTAAACAGCACTCTATTTCAAGATACTTCAGAAAAGTGGACACAGGGAACTAAAGTTATAGAAGTTATAGGAGAAGGCCTCGTACCACTTATAGAGAAGGGAGATCTTGAGAGTACGGTTTTAAAAAAACTTCTTAAGTCATATGTAGACCCAATGATTGCCCAAGAAATAGATTATCTCGTTTTAGGATGTAGTCACTATCCATATCTCATCCCACTTCTAACTGAATTATTACCTAAAGAAGTTACCATCATAGATTCTGGACTAGCCGTTGCTCGCCAGACTAAGTCTGTTCTTACAGAAATAAAAGCCTTGCATACTGCAACGACTGGAAATCATCAATTATTTACAAATGGGGATCCCAGTATTTTAGAAAAAGTGTTAGTACGCTTTCGCGAAAGCGTAACACCTCCACCTATTATCACTATCAAGAAACTTGATTTTTAG
- a CDS encoding flagellar motor protein MotB has protein sequence MIISRVTKNTLLIAMTAGALTSCVSKKKYTQLQSEYDTTKVTLTKTKVEKEEIEAKYAAIEQRVDDYNTKINSLRDTNVDLQASNDAKFEITKNGTVMSENTKQKLRAALANVDPSELAQAQTLEDSMNLAVSHKLKRNLDKDIYGANALDDINIDIDNTVVQISISDKMLFRSGSYRVSKEADALLRRIAAVVNSEPAVEVMVEGHTDSRTVKKGSYLKDNWDLSVQRATAIVRELQTKHNVDPSKLIASGRSSYVPLVENDSKENMSRNRRTRILILPNLDKFLALMASNE, from the coding sequence ATGATTATTTCAAGAGTTACAAAGAATACCTTACTTATTGCAATGACTGCTGGAGCACTTACCTCTTGCGTTTCAAAAAAGAAATACACTCAACTTCAATCTGAGTATGACACTACAAAAGTCACTTTGACTAAAACTAAAGTAGAAAAAGAGGAAATAGAAGCAAAATATGCAGCTATAGAGCAACGTGTAGATGACTACAATACTAAAATCAATTCTTTACGTGACACTAACGTTGATTTACAAGCTTCTAACGATGCTAAATTTGAGATTACTAAGAATGGTACTGTAATGTCAGAAAACACGAAACAGAAGTTAAGAGCAGCACTCGCAAATGTAGATCCTAGCGAACTAGCGCAAGCACAAACACTAGAGGACTCTATGAATCTTGCAGTTTCTCATAAACTTAAACGTAACCTTGATAAAGATATTTACGGAGCTAATGCCCTTGATGATATTAACATTGATATAGATAATACTGTAGTACAGATTTCTATTTCAGATAAAATGCTATTCCGCTCTGGGAGTTATAGAGTAAGCAAGGAAGCAGATGCTCTTTTAAGACGTATTGCTGCCGTTGTAAATTCTGAACCAGCTGTAGAAGTAATGGTAGAAGGTCACACAGATAGCCGTACTGTAAAGAAAGGCTCATACCTCAAAGACAACTGGGATTTAAGTGTACAACGCGCTACAGCAATCGTACGTGAGCTGCAAACTAAGCACAATGTAGATCCATCAAAACTAATTGCTTCTGGACGTAGTAGCTATGTGCCTTTAGTAGAAAATGATAGTAAAGAGAATATGTCAAGAAATAGAAGAACGAGAATTTTAATTCTTCCTAACCTTGATAAATTTCTAGCACTAATGGCTTCAAATGAATAA